The Melanotaenia boesemani isolate fMelBoe1 chromosome 12, fMelBoe1.pri, whole genome shotgun sequence genome contains the following window.
catatatatatatggcttaCACACCAAACACATATAAAACTAAATGAGTACAGACTTTAGGTCTGTCCAGATGAAGTATATTTTGGTGAGAACTCACTGTGAATATATCATGTGCTGCTCGGGACAGGAAGTGGTGGATTAACTGTAAGTGCTGCACCAAGCTGGGACGTCAGATCATCAATTATTCAGCACCACCAGACAAGGACAATCCCTGGGTGTCAGCATGAACAGTATATGAAGCAGTTTACTTCATGTACTACTGTAGTCCAAATATAGATATGTCTCtggagttatttatttatttatttaaattaagtctttttttatttggggtGAACTCTGGACtatctgaatttattttatttgctagAATTGTTGTAACAATTGATAATGCAGCTTTAGTTTTACGCAAATTATTGCTTTATTATTTCACATTCACCAATAAGACTGGACTAGAAAGACAAGGGTGGCTCATTAACAATGATTTCACATCACAGAACATCTTTACAGTATTTCACAAACAAAATTGGCACAATTAtttacaaagaaacaaaaaataaaaataaaataacagcgTACAAATCTTACATTTCCCCTACACATGCAGTGAAAAACATCTCATTATTACAATTCTACATCAAAAGTGTCAAAAACACAATGACACGAACCCTATGATTTAAGTACAAATGCTACAAAATACAAAGGGATCATTAATTAAATCCATTATTTAAACCCATTACTTAGAGCCAATTTAGACTTTTGAATTTTGTGTCATATACGGTAATGTGTTTGATCACCTATTTAGTGTAAAACCGATTAATGATCTGCAGAATGTTTATGGCCATAACCTGAACTTAACTATTGCCTATTGCATGATCTATAAACCCTTCTAATTTTTAAAAGCTTAAATTATGAATGAACCAGTAAATCATTTAGACAACTGAAAATTTCTGGAATGAAGAATGTATAGAATTGAATgtcataaaaacaatgtaaactTCAGcccaaaaacacacacctggtgACTcgcaatgaaatgaaaagtgaaaCAGTCTCAGATAATATGAGGTCCAATATAGttagtagaaaaaaatatataaactatgTGATTCATGTGCTTTCATTCTGTAAATCTGCATCTTTATAAAACAGATCAGTGTTTCTGTACAAATAACTGGATCTGACCTTTTTTGGTGCCATCTATCAATAAAGATAGGTGAAAGGTTTAGAACAAGTATGTGGCCTTTTTATACTTTATGTGTATGGTTTATTctacaaatttaaattaaaggcATGTCCAGGGACCAAAAACAGCTTTAGTTTATGCATTtaaatcccccccaaaaaaatcacCTACCAGCTTCAAAGTGACAAAGTGCAAACAAGCCGACTGTAACAGCTTGACTAATAGAAGAATTCAGTttgaatattaaaaatctgCTACTTAGAAAATAAGCACATTTGTTCAAattacaaacatgtacaaaaaaaaagaaaaaacatcagcaCCGTCCAGTTAAAGgaggtaaaaatgtaaaaactgagcTCCATAAATATATTACTTTGTAAACAGAGATATGGTTTTGGAGAAGCAAtccaaaggttttttttttgttttatgctaCCATTACTCAAGTGACAGCCTTCTGCAATGCTGCATGTTGCTTTTGCATGATTCTAGAGTATGTTacctggtttaatgtttgttagcTGCTCTGAATCTTTCCCTAAATATACAGGAAAACCCCTCACTGGAAAACACAGAAGTAGTGGAGCTTTCAGTCTGTGAATTCAAGTGATATTTAAAATGCTGAGTGTATTGTGTCCTGCCCTGTATATTTAACAAAATCCAAACTGCATTTAGAACCAAAGTGAATTAGAGCTTTAGAAAAGCATTGATTTGCGGTTATTTATGTAAAGTCCTACTATAGAAAAACTCCAAAATCAACTCAGTTTTTTATAATAAGTACTATTAGTTTCTGCAATAAAAATATCTCACCTGTCAGATTATAAACGTAGGTATTCATTGAATTAAATCGTGTCAAACGCAGGTTTAAGTTCAGCCAAACAAGTTGGAAAGTGGCCTGGTTCGGATAGGACTGCTGGGTAGTTCCTCTCCTCTTCCCACCTCATCCGTGTCCCTGAAGGAAGTGCTGTGGATGATCTGAGCTCGGTGGCGCCCTCGATGCAGCCGAGCGTTCAGCCGGCTGAGGGACGACTTCCTTTGCAAGCCCCCCTTGCTCTTCCCAGAGCCTGGTGAGTCGTCTGCTGTCTCTGCTGGTGAGTTCAGTAGCCGGAGTGGGTTAAGGTTGCCCTGGAGAACTTTGGGAAACCTCCAACCACGCCCTTTGCTGCTGCCATTTTCTGTGTCCGACTCTGCTCCTGGTGAGGTGACCACTCCCTCCTGCTGCAGGTCAGTGACCAAAAGCGGTGGCAGGTACTGGATGGCTCGCCTCCCGCTGTAATCTCGAGCCTCAGGGTCTGCttcccagtctgacagcagcacaCGAACCACCTGAAAATCCCAGCACATCACATTTAAATGTCAGGGCCTGGATCTTGTTTCATAGTGTTTTTAGTGGCTACTATagtaatatttaataaaaatgtgaatatgATGTAAAAATCAAGACAAACTCTGTTTATCTTTTATGCTATCTTTTATGCTAAGTTCTATGCCAGTTCCAGTTCTCAAgagccactatcctgcaggttttagatgtctctcTGCTCCAATACACCTGTTTCAAATGACATCTAATGGATGGATCGACCAAATAGTTTGTGAAGTTCTGCACCAGcctgattcattcatttcaatcaggtgtgttgaagcagggaaacatctgtaACCTCTAGGACAGTGGgtctcaaggaccagagtttgagattCCTGATCTACAACCAGGAATTGTAGGTCTGGAATTGGACATCCCTGTCTTAAACTCAAACTGGAATAATTACTTTCACTAATAATTTTCAGTGaccgaaaaaaaaaacacaaatcaacaATAAATAAGTGTTAAAATTGTTGATTGTTTTTAAGTCTGAAGATTCAATTAATTTCCCTttccttaaaaaatataaacaaaaaattttTGGGAATGCCTCGctgaaactttattaatttactCTTATTGATTTGGTTCCTTCTAATTCCACAGGAAATAATAGCtatgttaatttcttttgtaaaaagGGCTTAAAAATGAATGATTGGTAATATTTACAAGCTGCTTTACTGAGCAGGTGCAACACATGACACCACATTCCCTGCAGCCCACCTGTGTGTGCCCATGCATAGCAGCCAGGTGTAGCGGTGTGTACCCAGCACTTGATCTCACGTTTACATTCACAGGTATAGTGTTCTCCTTAGCAAAGGCCAGCAGCTGGGAAAGGAGTTCGGCTTTGCCCTGTTTGGCTGCCCAGTGGAGACAGGTGAAGCCTGTCACAAAGTCTCTTTTGGTCACAAGACTCGGTTCCACTGAAAGCAGGGGCTGCAGACTCTCCCACAGGCCATCTGAGGCGCAAAGCATCCACTCATGCTCTAGTGGGTCCAGGGTTACCGAGGGACAATCCTCATCGGTGTTGGAGGAGAGCAGTGACGTTGAGTCGCCGTCGCTTCTCACTGAGTCTCGGATGCGTGAGCCACGGCTGATCAAGGACCTCCGAACCTGTGAGAAGCAGAACATGCAGAAGTTTACTCTTTAGATTAGTTTACATTGTTTATGTTCCACTTAACAGTGTCTCCACAATTCCTACCTGAGGAGAACTGCTCATCATCAACTCTATGAAGTTCCTGCGGCTTCCTTTTGGTGTGCTGATATCCCCAATAGACTCCAGTCCCTCCAATGCGCTGTCTTCAGATAGGCAGCTTGTCAGTATGGCCCGCTGGGATCCCTTGGAGATCCTGCGTGCCCCTCTTATCTGCTGGTTGTGGGATCCAGCAGAGTGAGCCTGATCCAGATCTTGGATCCCAATAACTGGGGCAGATTCTCGCCTCCTCCTGTCCCTAAGCCTCACCTCCCCTCCAGCGGTGGTGGTAGGAGTCCCCGAGCTGGTTTTGCTCTGGAACAGGGCTGCAGGTTGTTCATTACCATTTGAGTGTTTATCATTGTCCAAGCTGGCACAGGGTGGACTTGGTGCACCTGAAGAATTGTGAAACATATCTCTGTCATTATAGTCAAGTTCAGTTGAGTTTGTTAAGAAGCAGAGGTTGTTGTATAATCTTCACACATATGCCACAATATCCTGCATATTAACCTTTTTGGGTTATTGTCCTGCAATACAAAACAATTACTATGTTCTTTCTTTTAGCATTTACTGCCAGCTTTcccaaataaattatataatacCCTTTAAGAATTGTGAAAGCCAAACAATTGATTGTGTTATACAACTGACTAGACACAGGAACCCCATATATACATGtgaaaaacaaatcatgcaAAGATTAAAATCCTCACAATAGGCGCGTTTTTACTCACCTGTTTGGTCTCCGTTATCAGGATTGCCATTAAAATATTCATCGTCTAGCGTCACTTGGATGTTACCGTTGCACTCCGCGTGATTGTGTCCGTCTGTGTCCGTACGCATCACTGATCCCACGCTACCTTCAGCGTCTAAACAAACAAATTTCACACCGTTCTCCACCTTCAAGAAACCCACGCTGTCAACAATGCGTTTCAGCACCTCGCGATCCACGCCTTCGTTTGACTGGTCATTACACTCCCCAAGTGAAATGAAATGATCGATCAGCTCCATCTGTTGGAccctccctcctctctcccGCAGAAAATCCTGCACGGCTTGCTCCGTGCACTGGGACGCCATCATGAACACAGATGACtcaaattaataatattaatagcTACAAATTAGCATTTCGAAATACACTTAAGGTCATGCTCATTCACTTAAGTCGGTGCAGCGACTGATGACAGCATCTTTTCcggcctcctcctcctctcctccattGGGAAGACCTGTCTGTGTCGTGCTTTGGCAGATAGGGGTCGCGCGCGTCGTCTCTGAAGCAACCATACAGAACTACTTACCTATACAAGAACCATGTTGCATTTGTGTGCTCCAAAAAAACTCGGACTTCCAACAATGACTGGAAATAGCCCATGTATGTGATGTGAAAACTAAACTTACGGTATATGTTTGAAAATTATATGATATAATAACCAAAGCTTGCTTTTAGTCTACTGAAACTGGCAAATTAAATGGCCAGCATGCATAACGCAAACAAAGTGACATGAATTGGCTAGGTTACAAAATATTTAGCAAACCTCTGGTCCTGTTTTTTCTTGTCCTCTGAACTGTGCAAGTTAGCAAATGCACTTTAGAAAATGCTCCAAAGTATCTTTCGATTTGTGATTTTTTAAGGTAATACGTCCCAAAATTAGGAACAGCGATTAGTGATCCATTAAAATGTCCAACTTTCCTGAAGGTTCACAATACAACTCAAGAACGGGCTAAATTAATTTGCGCTATGCCATTATACAAAAAGGGGTGACGAGTTGTTTAAAGACGATATATTCCCATCATTACTTGctattttctaaataattaaagtatgtttatttttaaaaagactaaatattaCTATGTTATCGTCTTCTTTACTATTTTACAAAAGTGACCACTGTGAGTAATTTTATAAACCAAATATTTACCCTCATTCCCACAGTGTTTTCTGGAATGGACTCGTCTGTCTAGTCGTCGACGGTAGAAGCGCAGACGTTCTTGGGGACTCttggggaaagaaaaaagttctttgttttgtcatttttatttaaatacttcaGAATTGATTTGTAGTGTTACCTTCTGTCTAAAGTTATGGCCTCTTCGGATGTAGCACGGCAGCCGGTACGCTTTtttcctctcgtggtttataaATGACAGTTGAGCAGGGAGTGTCCGTGGCTATCATTAGTTAGCCACCGCTAGTTCCAAAactttaagttaaataaaaatctgaaagtaAAATCGATGCACGACTTCTACATTGTAGCCATTCACCGAGACATATATgtgacagttttttcttttatatttagctttttattttgaagagaGTCGTTACAGTTTTCACCAAAGAACGCTAGCTTAACTTGTATTAGCACAACACTAGCACTTTATTATTGGTTTTCGGGGAAAAAGTttcatgggggaaaaaaactgatgtGCTCCGAGGAATAGGAATAGAGAAAAAAGACCAGCTTCAGGTTCAAGTTTCAGGTTGGATGGTCATgggttaatttgttttaaaggtcATATTAGTTGTAGAATGCATATAAGCAgtttcattcttttaaaaacacatttgccattcacatgtatgtatttatgtatttaattaattttcctcCCATGCCATAGTGTACATTAATGAAAAGTGGAACATCTGTCGTGAGGAATTTCCTGAACGTCGGCAGTTTGTGTTGAATCGTAGTTAGTGTAGCCGAAGAACTTAAGATGTTTCAATAGTTCAGGGAGGGGCAGGTAAAATGAAGACTATGTGAACACTGTTAAAAGATTATGCACTCATCAAGGACTATTTGAAGTGTTATTCATAATTTGTAGTTTAATATTTGTACAAATGAAATCCTATTTAACctattaacttatttatttacagaagcaacatatgcaaagaaaaatgttatacCATTCttggatgtttatttttttatatttgcacCATCAAGTATTTAAACAACTGTAAAGATCACACTAATGATTTTTcaggcaaaaaacaaaattctgtaTTTGACAAACACCATCTTTTCACCATATTTAAGAATGAGTGTGTTATTTTGTGAAATAACATAGTAACAGCAGCGTAAGAGTAGCCTTCAGTGTGTTTAATGTATTTCACAGGATAAAGGAGTCCGGCCCTTGTCCCTGGCTGGCCACGTGGGTTTTGACAGCCTTCCAGATCAGCTGGTCAACAAGTCTATCTGCCAGGGCTTCTGCTTCAATATTCTATGCATTGGTacattttcttatatatataaataacacaATCCCTACTGATAAGCTCATGTTGTGACATAACTTTCATTTGCTACTTTTTTGGGTGCATGCATACACtcgattttattttattaccctAATATCCAACACGAATACTGAATTCATACTGAATTTCTTAAATTTTGAGTTTGTCTGTTGTGGTTATATTTTGACTGATCTAGTTTTTAAACCTCACTTACTTTTATTATAAGGAATTTTAAGAAAGTAGGTGCTTATTTGGAACATTTACTGAATATatgatttttaatgaaatgcaatgcaacttttttcttttttgcttcaGGTGAGACTGGTATTGGCAAGTCTACGCTGATGGATACTTTATTCAATACTAACTTTGAGAACTTTGAGTCATCCCACTTTGAACCTCAGGTGAAGCTGCGGGCTCAAACCTATGACCTGCAGGAGAGTAATGTCAGACTACGCCTCACTGTTGTCAACACTGTGGGCTTTGGAGATCAAATGAACAAACAAGAGAGGTACTTAAGACATTTGTGAGCTGTTGTGTCAAAAGtcataaagatatatatatatatatatatatatatatatatatatatatataatttaaaaaaaaaatttttttatgaaGTTATTTAATCTGTCATAAAGGTCCCAAATCACTGACCTGCACCATATGTCTGTCTTAGCTATCAGCCAGTTGTGGACTACATCGACAAGCAGTTTGAGAGTTACCTACAGGAGGAGCTAAAGATCAAGCGTTCTCTGCACAACTACCATGACTCACGAGTCCATGCCTGCCTTTACTTCATCTCCCCTTCAGGTCACTCACTAAAATCCTTGGACCTGGTCACCATGAAGAAACTAGACAGCAAGGTACGAGATGACTCACAGGCTTGTGGCTCAGGCATTCTTaaggtttaagtgattaaactaGTGTAGTTAGGTTGTTTTGTATAGTAACTGTGGAGAAGTTGACAcctttttgttattattgatCCACATGGTAGTTTAGTCCATGGTAGGTTatcaatgttatttttaatttacccCACTTGGATCTGTAATGTATTTGTGCTACTCTTAATCAAGGAGATATTTCTCTgtctgtgcttgtgtgtgaggGGCAGAGGTCCCTCTCTTAAACTCATACTAGCTGGACAACTCTCAGAAACACATAGATCCTGTTTTTTGTGACAGGAGGGTTGCAACCTAATTATCCAAAAATGTGGTTGCACTgactgtgctgctgtgtttagGTAACAGTACAAGGCTTATGCATGAAATCAGTGCATAATTCAAGTGGAAGTGCATCACATACCAGTCAGTGGTGACGTACAGTTTACTGCTGCCGAAGGCAGTAGCTACATgaacatggaaaatattttgttgAAATCATTCTGATTAGAGATTTCAAGTAACATGTTTACATAATTCCTAGATAAAGTGATCAGTTGTATTTATATGAAGGACAAATGTAATACAATCGTAATGCTTTTGACACGCCTAGTTCAAAAGAAGAAttgctttcttatttttatgttgAACCTTTTGAAATGCTAAATAATCCTTATCTCTTTCAGTTGCTAACAAAAACTCATTACGTCATCGAACCCCACATGGTTTAAGCCTGCACAGagacaacatgtatcacaaaaCAATCAGAATAATCCGtttgtgaaaaggtttaaactacCCCTCTTGATCTGGTTGCAAATTTTTTCTGATCGAGGCCGATCGGATCacctgacatgtttacatgacgcaTATTTATTCTGACTGGACATTTGATCAGATAAAAGTGCTCCGTGTAAGCTTATCTATTGATCACCTCCTGTACCCCTGTGTCTATTTTGACGGCAGGTTAGTCGAAATTTCAGAATGATCTAAATTATATAAACATGAGCCAATGATTGAAAAAAACCATTAACTGCTATTGTTTAGTCACAGATGTGTTCAGTCTGAAATGAGCAGCGCATCATTATCAGCTGTCATTCAGAAATTCACTATTTCTGTTCAGGCCTGTTgtgataagcaataagtcaattaattgcacggtaagaaaaaatgagcgtGATGAGTTTGTCGGCCGTGATAATTagcgttttgtttttttgtttctatcttactttaccatagactgtgtatgacaacaggtttcaatatggagtatctcgactgaacgctctcTTGTCTTGCGGAGTAATCTCTctcgtgtcatacttgacagcagcatgctgcagcacgagaccgtggtgaagcactTAACCTGTACGAGCCGGTATGCCGCATTTGTTTTATAGGGCTGCCAACTCTCGGCATGAGAGTCATGCATTTGAGCGGCTTCTCATGCTCTCTCACTAAACCTCagatttctcacgctgaaatacGCATCaggagcaatgccggctaattgAGAGCTTCAGGAGGATTCCCAGTGCggcgcattacttttgggccggtgtcccggcatATATGAGGAAAGACACAGCGTCGCGTCGCaggttcactcactgctcatagatcagtctgacacgcagtgatgaggggagatatttcagctccacaagcAGCAACAATGCGcagtatatttttttcctagttttttcttttttttttaataaatggtactaactggcagttttacTGGGTTTCCCTGcctgagccccatgtttaatatattttttaatataattttttgaagggcagttttatttacagaacaAAGACTTTACTATCTATCATACtcattgtttttggttgtttggttttcattcattgttaatgagactaaGAGTCcaattctatttattgtttttgttttgttatttaaaatttcttccagttccagtgtaaaatgttctttagaaatcaaagtttattgatctttgaaagggtgtacttgcattattatggcatcgtcattatattagttgaaaatggtctcaaaatgacaacacatgacagctttgcgcaatattattgCTTATCacaataatttctgagaaaatttatcgcacagcaaaatttgttatcgcGTAAGGCCGGTTTCTGTTTTAGAAATGGTCAGAGCATGGATGATGAGGAATTTTGAGGCTGTGGGCAAATGTTGTATTTCTCTAATTTCATCCTACCGCTAATGGCAATGACAAAA
Protein-coding sequences here:
- the sowahca gene encoding ankyrin repeat domain-containing protein SOWAHC; this translates as MMASQCTEQAVQDFLRERGGRVQQMELIDHFISLGECNDQSNEGVDREVLKRIVDSVGFLKVENGVKFVCLDAEGSVGSVMRTDTDGHNHAECNGNIQVTLDDEYFNGNPDNGDQTGAPSPPCASLDNDKHSNGNEQPAALFQSKTSSGTPTTTAGGEVRLRDRRRRESAPVIGIQDLDQAHSAGSHNQQIRGARRISKGSQRAILTSCLSEDSALEGLESIGDISTPKGSRRNFIELMMSSSPQVRRSLISRGSRIRDSVRSDGDSTSLLSSNTDEDCPSVTLDPLEHEWMLCASDGLWESLQPLLSVEPSLVTKRDFVTGFTCLHWAAKQGKAELLSQLLAFAKENTIPVNVNVRSSAGYTPLHLAAMHGHTQVVRVLLSDWEADPEARDYSGRRAIQYLPPLLVTDLQQEGVVTSPGAESDTENGSSKGRGWRFPKVLQGNLNPLRLLNSPAETADDSPGSGKSKGGLQRKSSLSRLNARLHRGRHRAQIIHSTSFRDTDEVGRGEELPSSPIRTRPLSNLFG